A single genomic interval of Eleutherodactylus coqui strain aEleCoq1 chromosome 3, aEleCoq1.hap1, whole genome shotgun sequence harbors:
- the ACOT11 gene encoding acyl-coenzyme A thioesterase 11 isoform X1, producing the protein MSSQLSYRAMASINGDVRNPTEVRMSQMVLPCHANHRGQLSTGQLLKWIDTAACLSAERHAGCPCVTASMDDIYFEQTISVGQVVNLKTKVNRAFNSSMEVGIHVTSEDLCNGKEWKVCQAFATFVAQPQGNKKVKLKPLSPVTEEEHLEHSIAAERRRMRLVHTDNIKDLLTRSTQRDERSREGEMNGEVLAQKTRVESVELVLPPHANHQGNTFGGQIMAWMENIATIAASRLCHAHPTLKVIEMFHFRGPSQVGDRLILKAIVNNAFKDSMEVGVCVEAFCHDVGVPRRHINSAFMTFVVLDENNHTCILPRIKPETGDGERRYREAIARRKIRLDRKYVISCNQSEVPLSVPWDPCNQVYLSYNNVSALKMLVSKTDWVLASEINKVHLYTLEDGKFLSFKVEITVSIDARQTFNLLSDMSRRSEWDRYYKECQLLQEVDEDDAIYHVVSTVRSADGKLQDFIILASRRPPCDVGDPYVVAFRSVSLPTHPPCEEYTRGETLCSGFCIWSQGPRTKVSYYNQFTPGIVSQVTTNISGLSSDFATTYQACERFLIENTKDSNQQ; encoded by the exons ATGTC GTCACAGCTATCCTATCGTGCCATGGCGAGTATCAATGGAGATGTACGAAACCCCACGGAGGTGCGTATGAGTCAGATGGTGCTCCCGTGTCACGCCAACCACCGTGGTCAACTCAGTACTGGACAGCTGCTAAAATGGATAGACACGGCAGCCTGCTTGTCAG CCGAAAGGCATGCAGGGTGCCCATGTGTCACCGCCTCCATGGATGACATCTATTTTGAGCAGACAATTAG CGTAGGACAAGTTGTTAACTTGAAAACAAAAGTCAACCGAGCCTTTAATTCCAGCATGGAG GTAGGAATCCATGTCACCTCTGAAGACTTGTGTAATGGAAAAGAATGGAAAGTCTGTCAGGCATTTGCAACTTTTGTTGCACAACCACAAGGCAATAAAAAA GTGAAGCTAAAGCCCTTGAGTCCCGTGACTGAAGAAGAGCACCTGGAGCACAGCATTGCTGCCGAAAGACGGCGCATGAGATTAGTCCATACTGACAATATAAAAGACCTGCTGACCCGAAGCACCCAGCGGGATG aaaGAAGCCGGGAAGGAGAGATGAATGGAGAAGTTCTTGCCCAGAAGACTCGTGTGGAGAGTGTTGAACTTGTGCTGCCTCCACATGCCAACCATCAGGGCAATACGTTTGGTGGGCAGATAATGGCCTGGATGGAGAATATTGCCACAATAGCTGCCAG CCGGCTTTGTCATGCTCACCCGACCTTAAAAGTAATTGAAATGTTCCATTTTCGGGGACCCTCACAAGTCGGGGACCGGTTAATTTTAAAGGCCATCGTCAACAATGCCTTCAAAGACAG TATGGAAGTTGGGGTCTGCGTCGAGGCCTTTTGCCATGATGTAGGTGTACCCCGAAGGCACATCAACAGCGCTTTCATGACTTTCGTCGTTCTAGATGAAAACAATCACACATGTATTTTGCCTCGCATCAAACCTGAGACAGGG gATGGAGAAAGACGGTATCGTGAAGCGATTGCTCGTAGGAAAATTAGACTGGACCG CAAATATGTCATCTCCTGTAATCAGTCAGAGGTGCCTCTGTCAGTCCCGTGGGACCCGTGCAATCAG GTTTACCTCAGctacaacaatgtatctgccttgaAAATGTTGGTCTCTAAAACTGACTGGGTCCTGGCTTCAGAAATTAACAAG GTCCACCTGTACACACTGGAGGATGGCAAGTTCCTGTCCTTCAAGGTCGAAATCACAGTATCCATCGATGCAAGACAAACCTTCAACCTGCTTTCTGACATGAGCCGTCGCAGTGAGTGGGACCGCTATTACAA GGAATGCCAGCTCTTGCAAGAAGTGGATGAGGACGATGCTATTTATCACGTAGTCAGCACTGTGAGGAGCGCAGATGGCAAACTTCAAGATTTCATCATCCTAGCTTCTCGGCGGCCGCCCTGTGATGTTGG AGATCCTTATGTTGTAGCGTTTCGCTCTGTTTCTCTCCCAACTCATCCTCCATGCGAGGAGTACACCCGGGGCGAGACTCTCTGCTCCGGATTCTGTATCTGGTCACAAGGGCCTAGGACAAAG GTCTCCTATTACAATCAGTTTACACCAGGAATTGTTTCGCAAGTAACTACCAACATCTCTGGACTGTCATCAGATTTTGCCACAACCTACCAAGCCTGCGAGCGATTTCTTATTGAGAATACAAAGGATTCTAACCAGCAGTGA
- the ACOT11 gene encoding acyl-coenzyme A thioesterase 11 isoform X2, producing MASINGDVRNPTEVRMSQMVLPCHANHRGQLSTGQLLKWIDTAACLSAERHAGCPCVTASMDDIYFEQTISVGQVVNLKTKVNRAFNSSMEVGIHVTSEDLCNGKEWKVCQAFATFVAQPQGNKKVKLKPLSPVTEEEHLEHSIAAERRRMRLVHTDNIKDLLTRSTQRDERSREGEMNGEVLAQKTRVESVELVLPPHANHQGNTFGGQIMAWMENIATIAASRLCHAHPTLKVIEMFHFRGPSQVGDRLILKAIVNNAFKDSMEVGVCVEAFCHDVGVPRRHINSAFMTFVVLDENNHTCILPRIKPETGDGERRYREAIARRKIRLDRKYVISCNQSEVPLSVPWDPCNQVYLSYNNVSALKMLVSKTDWVLASEINKVHLYTLEDGKFLSFKVEITVSIDARQTFNLLSDMSRRSEWDRYYKECQLLQEVDEDDAIYHVVSTVRSADGKLQDFIILASRRPPCDVGDPYVVAFRSVSLPTHPPCEEYTRGETLCSGFCIWSQGPRTKVSYYNQFTPGIVSQVTTNISGLSSDFATTYQACERFLIENTKDSNQQ from the exons ATGGCGAGTATCAATGGAGATGTACGAAACCCCACGGAGGTGCGTATGAGTCAGATGGTGCTCCCGTGTCACGCCAACCACCGTGGTCAACTCAGTACTGGACAGCTGCTAAAATGGATAGACACGGCAGCCTGCTTGTCAG CCGAAAGGCATGCAGGGTGCCCATGTGTCACCGCCTCCATGGATGACATCTATTTTGAGCAGACAATTAG CGTAGGACAAGTTGTTAACTTGAAAACAAAAGTCAACCGAGCCTTTAATTCCAGCATGGAG GTAGGAATCCATGTCACCTCTGAAGACTTGTGTAATGGAAAAGAATGGAAAGTCTGTCAGGCATTTGCAACTTTTGTTGCACAACCACAAGGCAATAAAAAA GTGAAGCTAAAGCCCTTGAGTCCCGTGACTGAAGAAGAGCACCTGGAGCACAGCATTGCTGCCGAAAGACGGCGCATGAGATTAGTCCATACTGACAATATAAAAGACCTGCTGACCCGAAGCACCCAGCGGGATG aaaGAAGCCGGGAAGGAGAGATGAATGGAGAAGTTCTTGCCCAGAAGACTCGTGTGGAGAGTGTTGAACTTGTGCTGCCTCCACATGCCAACCATCAGGGCAATACGTTTGGTGGGCAGATAATGGCCTGGATGGAGAATATTGCCACAATAGCTGCCAG CCGGCTTTGTCATGCTCACCCGACCTTAAAAGTAATTGAAATGTTCCATTTTCGGGGACCCTCACAAGTCGGGGACCGGTTAATTTTAAAGGCCATCGTCAACAATGCCTTCAAAGACAG TATGGAAGTTGGGGTCTGCGTCGAGGCCTTTTGCCATGATGTAGGTGTACCCCGAAGGCACATCAACAGCGCTTTCATGACTTTCGTCGTTCTAGATGAAAACAATCACACATGTATTTTGCCTCGCATCAAACCTGAGACAGGG gATGGAGAAAGACGGTATCGTGAAGCGATTGCTCGTAGGAAAATTAGACTGGACCG CAAATATGTCATCTCCTGTAATCAGTCAGAGGTGCCTCTGTCAGTCCCGTGGGACCCGTGCAATCAG GTTTACCTCAGctacaacaatgtatctgccttgaAAATGTTGGTCTCTAAAACTGACTGGGTCCTGGCTTCAGAAATTAACAAG GTCCACCTGTACACACTGGAGGATGGCAAGTTCCTGTCCTTCAAGGTCGAAATCACAGTATCCATCGATGCAAGACAAACCTTCAACCTGCTTTCTGACATGAGCCGTCGCAGTGAGTGGGACCGCTATTACAA GGAATGCCAGCTCTTGCAAGAAGTGGATGAGGACGATGCTATTTATCACGTAGTCAGCACTGTGAGGAGCGCAGATGGCAAACTTCAAGATTTCATCATCCTAGCTTCTCGGCGGCCGCCCTGTGATGTTGG AGATCCTTATGTTGTAGCGTTTCGCTCTGTTTCTCTCCCAACTCATCCTCCATGCGAGGAGTACACCCGGGGCGAGACTCTCTGCTCCGGATTCTGTATCTGGTCACAAGGGCCTAGGACAAAG GTCTCCTATTACAATCAGTTTACACCAGGAATTGTTTCGCAAGTAACTACCAACATCTCTGGACTGTCATCAGATTTTGCCACAACCTACCAAGCCTGCGAGCGATTTCTTATTGAGAATACAAAGGATTCTAACCAGCAGTGA